In the Gossypium raimondii isolate GPD5lz chromosome 9, ASM2569854v1, whole genome shotgun sequence genome, one interval contains:
- the LOC105799445 gene encoding uncharacterized protein LOC105799445: MSLACLVCHSVESPSHSFRSYSVSSSDNEGRCSAVANCLARKTSLPSARPAITTTSKVAPQPNFQNSVGMAGPPRLVRSRAVRRDLVRDWNFEEVVMER, encoded by the coding sequence ATGAGTCTTGCATGCCTGGTGTGCCACAGTGTGGAAAGTCCATCACACTCTTTCCGGAGTTACTCTGTTTCAAGCTCAGATAACGAGGGAAGATGTTCAGCTGTTGCTAACTGCTTAGCAAGGAAGACATCTCTACCATCTGCAAGACCAGCTATAACAACGACCTCCAAAGTGGCCCCACaaccaaattttcaaaacagCGTTGGAATGGCAGGTCCGCCACGTCTGGTGCGTAGTCGTGCTGTTAGGAGGGATCTTGTGAGAGACTGGAACTTTGAAGAGGTTGTGATGGAACGCTAG